The DNA region TAACGGGCATTATGCACCACAAATCATTTCAAACAATATCCAGGGAAGAAGTAGTCGATCACCTTCTTAGAGGTGAGGTAGGTGTCATGCCAACCGATACGGTATACGGACTTGTCGCACGCGCCTCAGACCCGAAGGCAGTAGCCAAGTTATACGCCTTAAAAAACCGGGACCATAAACCGGGTACGGTTATCGCGGCCTCAACAGACCAACTTCTTGCACTTGGTGTCAATAAACACCATATCGACCGCGTTAAGCAGTGGTGGCCTAATCCTCTTAGCGTTGAGACCCCGCTTGGTCCCGAGCTCAATTACATGCACCAAGAGACCGGCCGACAAGGATTTCGAGTGGTGGCAGACGAAGCCGTAAGAGCCATCCTTGAAAAAACAGGGCCGCTTGTTACCTCAAGCGCTAATCATCCGGGAGCCCCAGGTTCTACCAATGTAGACGAAGCATGGGAATATTTTGGAGATCGTGTTGATTTTTATGTTGATGGCGGCGACCTCTCAAACAGACCCCCATCAACTATCGTTAAGCTTCACCAAAATGGCACGATAGAGGTCATTCGTGAAGGTGCGGTAAAACTCTCTTAGCTCCAAAAACTTTTCCATAATATTGTTACTAAAGCAATGTTATGTTTAAATTAGGCAGTACTCTCTCCCCTAGGAGGAACTGTGAGAAAAATACTCTGGTTCGTTGTACTGGGCGCAGCGGCCTTGGCACTTCTTGTATCGGGGTGTAGCGGCTCGCCCGTGCATCAATCACGCGCCGAGTACCAGGCCAAGCTCGATGCCAGTCCCATCCGTTTCGACGCCAGCACGCAGGTTATCGGTAAAGGTGGCCGGCTGTACATCAAGAAGGGCGCTTCAGCCACACAGAGCTGCCTGAAGCTCTGTGGCACAATCGAACCCAAGGATTCGGCCGATCCGCAGAGTGGGTTCAAAGTAGCGCTCCCCATCGGATTCAGAGTGGCAATGAACACACCGCAAACCCTGGCCGACGGCCTAGTCACCGAACTGACGTACTGGAATCCACTCACCCAAGCGGAAGAAGGTGTTCCTTACGAGCGCGACCGGGCTATCGAGGTGCCTTCGTCGCTCATCAGCAAGACAGTCAATGACCTGGCAGAGGTGAAGGAAGGCTTCATCCAAGGAGCCTATGTTCACCCCACGCACGATGGCAGCTGGGTAGTCGACCGCGATATCCCGCTCTGGCGTGAACCGTTAGGACTTGACTACGGCATGACCGTCACGGTGAGAATCACCGAGAACGATGGCAAGCCTTCCGTCTGTGTCCCTTCGGGTACAGTACTGAGTTCGACCGTGACGGATGACGGGATCCAGGTTTCGAGATCCTGCTAGCAGGGAGTACGGGGCAGCGGTTCGTTCGCTGCCCCACTCTCAAAACTTATGCATTCTTTTTTGCTATCCACATGCACCAGTACAAAGTTACGAGTACCGCAAAGTAGCTTAACGTCACCGAGATTAACCCAGGGTGCGCAGAAGGGTGAGCCACTATCGACCAAACGTCTCCAAAGAGACCAACCGGGTTACTCACCACATCCCAGCTATTCCACCTCAATTCTCTACCCAAATAAATTGCAAAGCTGCTCAGCAATAGCACCACCCCTACAAGTGGTGTTATTATTTTTGCCCTCAAGTGGCGTAGGTAGGCCGTATGAAGAAGCCACAGACTCGCGAAGCCCATCACAAACCCGACGATACTAAACTGCGCCAGCATTATCACATCCTGTACAATATCCACACGTTGCACCTCCGGCAAGTGAATGTAATCTGTAAAAATATAAAAACTATTTGGCAAAAACAGAAGCCAAATAATCAAAAGAGCCACCGTACGCCAGTTCTTCCAGTTATAGGTATTAAGCAGCTTCCGCAAGCCTACAGCAAGAGCAAGCGGAATTGCACCGAGAAAAAGATTGTATGGCAAATACCAATAGTCGAACGTGTGATTCCGCAGTGCGCCTACCGCAAATAAACCTATTGCTACTATACTCGCAACGATTAAACTTATGGTAAAAAGTCGGAAATTCATTACCTCTAGTATACTCCGAGAGCCCTTCTGTATTAAAGAGGTGTAATCTGCTAAAATGAGGGCAATGAAAATTTTGGGAATAGAAAGCAGTTGTGACGAAACCGCGGCCGCCGTCGTTGAAGATGGTCACCGCCTTCTCAGTAATGTCGTTAATTCTCAGATTGATATCCATGCCGCGTATGGAGGAGTCATCCCAGAGGTAGCTGCTCGAAGCCATATCGAGGTAATAGAGCCTGTTATCACCCAAGCCCTCCAAAACGCCCACGCCACGTGGGACGACATTTACGCCATTGCCGTCACTTATGCGCCGGGACTTATCGGGTCGCTTTTGGTGGGTACGCTCGCCGCTCGAACGCTTGCTATCTTAAAAAACAAACCCCTATACCCCGTTCATCACGTCGAAGGTCATGTTTACGCAAACTTTATTACTGAGCAATCGACCGATCTTTCTTTTGCGCTTCCCTCAAAACAGCCTGAATTTCCTATGCTGGCCCTTATTGTGAGTGGAGGCCACTCGCAACTAGTCCTCTTCCGCGATCATGGCGACTACACGCTCCTGGGCCAAACTCAGGATGATGCGGTAGGAGAGGCGTACGATAAGGTGGCAAAAATTATCGGCCTCCCCTATCCAGGCGGTCCCGCTGTAGATACACTCGCTCTTCAAGGTGACCCCTATAAGTATCCTCTGCCAAAAGCCAAGCTTAAAAACCCTTACGACTTTAGCTTTTCAGGCCTCAAAACAGCTGTTTTACGGGCAGTACAGCGCGAAGTGGGTGTTGACTTCACTTTTCCATCTTATGGCCTTCCAGCACGCTTAAACGACGTTCAACGGGCAGATTTTGCTGCCAGCTTCCAGCGCATTGCCAACGAAACGCTTGTCGACACGGCCTTTCGCGCCTTTTCGGCCTACGCACCCAAATCCGTTGTTATTGCAGGCGGTGTTGCCGCGAGCCAAGCCCTTCGTAAAATGCTTGCAGATCGACTCCCTATCGCCATCGAATATGCGCCTATCAAACTATGTACTGATAACGCAGCCATGATCGCAGCACTTGGCTACTACTACGCTCAAGCTAAGGAGCCTACGAGTCCTTATGATCTTGAAGTTATCCCAAGTCTCTCAATGACTAAAACAGCCTGGAAATAGCTATCGTTTTATTGCCCGAATAATCTTCTTGGCCGCCGGAAGACCGTACGTCCATGCATGGTAAAATGGCGAAAGCGGAAAATCGAATGTACCAACCATGTTGTTCTCATGATCAGCAAAACCTTGTTTAAATGCGCTGATCCCATCGTTGATCAAGCCATTGAGGTCATACTGGGAGATTCCCCACTTCTTCATCATGGTAATAGCCTGCCATTTTAAGGTGTAGTTGGCCCTCGCCTCCTGCCCTTCATCCGTCACACCCCCGTATAGTTCAAACGCGGTAAAATTACTGATAGCCAACCACAAGAAGGCAACCATTTTTTCACCATGAAATGCGGCAAATACCGGCGAATGATCACCTAATTCCTTAAAAATATCTTCATAATAGTCATCACCATGAAGTGCAAATCCGGCGCGCCGAGCTGTTTGCTTATATATAGCCAAACACTCCTGTAATTCTGTCGCTGTTTTTATCTGGCGAACAGTCACTTCTGCCGCAGATTTTCGAATATACTGTCGTGTTTTTTTTGCCATAACGGCAAGCAATTCTTCTTCAGATCGCTCCAGATCAAGAATAAGAGTCCGAGGCGCCAAGATAGTGTTTGATGACTGGCGCCACCCCTCCGGCAGGTCTGCCTTCTCCCAATTCGGTTCGATCGTTAAGACTGTCGCAGGATGATGTTCTCTAACATAGGTAACCAGTGCATTCAAAACCACCCCCCTCTTACTCTCAACACACACAGGCCCTCTCGGTATATACACCAATGCCTTAAATGGCTTTGGTAAATGGCGGATCAAAAGTTGCGCGGCTCCCGCTATCTCGCTTCCCTCTCTCGCAACAACCCTCTCAGCACGCCAACCATGCGTTGCTTTTACTTCTCCCCAACCCCAAAGTTGGAGCGGGTGCCCACCATTATCGAGTACAATCTCATCCCATTCTTCCCTGTCGTTACAAGCCCTAACCTCTGTCATATCTTCCTATTATACACCTCCGTCATGTGGTATAATTAAAGAGGAAAATAAACACGTGGTGAAACATACTGGAGGATTTGTCAAACTTTTCACGTGAAACGTTTGTTATCTTCGCTGTGCTTTTTTCACGTGAAAATTACAACAGAGAGCGACCTCTATGAAACTAGCTAAAACGTACGACCCTAATCAATACGAGCCAACTATTTATGCCCTTTGGGAGCGCTCAGATGCCTTTAGTCCAAGCGGAGAAGGGGAGCCTTATAGTGTCGTAATGCCACCCGCAAACGCAAACGGCAACCTTCACTTAGGTCACGCACTCACCATCGGCCTTGAGGATATCCTTACCCGCTATTACAGAATGAAGGGAAGGGACGTCATCTACATTCCAGGTGAAGATCATGCTGGTCTAGAGACATGGGTTGTATATGAACGCGAACTTGAGAAAAAAGGCCAAAGCCGATTTGATTTTAGCCGTGAGCAAGTATACAGCCAGGTATGGGACTTTGTTGCTATGCATAGGGGTAATACCGAATTGCAGATCCGTGCCTTAGGCGCAAGCACTTCTTGGAAAGATCTCGTATTTACTCTTGACGATAAGGTTATTGATCGTGTTTATAAAACATTCAAAAAAATGTGGGACGAAGGCCTTGTTTATCGAGGCGAAAGAATTGTTAACTATAGTACGAAATACCAAACGGGCTACGCCGATATAGAGGTCGATCACAAGTTAGAGAAGGGGACTCTCTGGAAAATTGCCTACCCAACACTCGATAAAATCGGTGAAATTGTCATCGCTACCACCCGTCCCGAAACACTTCTTGGAGACGTTGCTGTTGCCGTCCACCCTAATGATGAACGATATAAGCATCTCGTAGGCACACATGTATTGCTACCTCTTACTAATCGCGAAATTCCGGTAATTGCTGATGAATATGTTGACCCCGAGTTTGGTACCGGAGCGGTTAAAATTACTCCGGCTCACGATCCTAACGATTTTGAAGTGGGGGAGCGTCATAACCTTGAGCGTATTCAGGTTATCGACTTCGACGGCAAGATGATAAACGTGCCACAACAATTCGCGGGACTTGAGGTAGAAGAAGCTCGCAAAAAAGTTCTCGCAGCCTTAAAAGCTGGGGAGTTCCTGCGCGGAGAAGAAACGATCGAACACAGCGTGGGATACGACTATAAGAGCGGACTTCCAATTCAGCCCCTTATAAAAGAGCAATGGTTCCTCAACATGAAACCGCTTGCCGAGCGTGCTATTAAAGCTATTGAAAACGGGGATATCGCATTTACGCCAACAAGTAAAAAATCGGCGTTGGTTAATTATCTCAAAAACATCCGAGACTGGAACCTTAGTCGACAGATTCCTTGGGGGATTCCTATTCCTGCCTTCCAAAACGAAAATAACCCCGAAGATTGGATATTTGATACACGAGTCGACGAAAAAGCAATCGTTGTTAATGGTACTACATATAAGAGATCGGAAGAGACGTTCGATACGTGGTTTTCAAGCGGTCAGTGGCCGTTTGTTACAACAGACTATCTTGATGGCGGAGAGCTCAAACGCTTTTATCCTCTCAACGTAATGGAGACCGGAGCAGATATTCTCTATGCCTGGGTGGCACGCATGATCATGTTCGGACTATACGCGACGGATACCGTGCCGTTCAAAGACGTCTATCTCCACGGGCTCGTTCTAGATGAACACGGCCAAAAAATGAGCAAAAGCAAAGGAAATGTCATCAATCCGATGGAACTCGTTGCCGAATACGGCTCTGACGCTCTTCGTCTCGGCATTATCGCTTCTCGCAGCGCCGGCCAAAATCAGGCATTTTCAACTAGTAAAGTGATTGCCGGACGCAACTTCTGTAATAAGCTGTGGAATATTGCTCGCTTCATAGAAGGGAAGTTGGGAGACTCCTACACACCTGAATCACCCCAGCCTCAAACTCTTGCCGACCACTGGATTATCAAAGAGCTTACCGATGCCGCTAGCTCGATCGAGAAATATCTTGAAAGCTATCGTTTTGCCGAAGCAAGCGAAGTAGTTTACCACGCCGTTTGGGATAGTGTTGCCGATTGGTATATCGAAGCCAGTAAAACTACCGAAAACCCTGCCATGCTGGCCTGGGTACTCGATACGAGCCTCAAGCTTGCTCATCCGTTTGCGCCATTTGTTACCGAAACCATTTGGCAATCGCTCAGCTGGCACAACGATAAAGAGCTTCTTATTGCCGCTTCATGGCCCTCTGAGACCGCGTATAACGATATAGCCGCTGCCGAGTTCGAACAGCTCCAAACACTCATCGTAGAGGCCCGTTACGTGATGTCTGAGCTGCCTGGTAATGAGAGATATCCTCTTGTTTACCAAAACGACGCGCTTGTTGGCGATAACGCCGACCTTATCCAGCACCTCAGTCGCGTAAAAGAAGTCCGGGAAGAAGCTCAGCCAAAAGGCCTGCGGCTTGCAAGTAGCAACCGCGAAGCTTGGCTGGAGATCAGCGAAGAAACAATGTACGAACACCAAAGCAATCTTGAAGTACGCCTCGCCGAAACCAAGCAGTTTATCAAAACTCTTGAAGCACGCCTAAGTAACGAAAGTTACACCGCAAAAGCGCCCGCTCATCTTGTAGAAGAGTCTCGTAAGCAACTCGAAGAGAAAAAGACGTTGCTGCAACGCCTTGAGACCGAGCTGGCAGTTTTAAAGTAAGCGTCATCCGCTTCTTAATAGACCAAGGCTGACACACCATCTCTCGAACAATGGACTCCGCGCCAAGAATTTCACGAATCAGCGATGTAAATTCTTGGGCTCTCGTATGTTGTTCTCAAGAGATGCGTCAGCCTCTACACGAGCGGTAAATTATAATTATCAAAAGCATGATGACCTTTAGGCGCATACTTTTGAAGAAGATGCCTTCGATCTTCGCTACGAGGCTGGATACCTGGCGTTGACGTCTGATACGATCGCATCGCCTGCGAAAACGACGTTCGCTCCGCATGGGGGTGAGTATCGTTCGTTATTACTGGTTTACCCGAAAGATCATATTGCACAGTAGGAGCTGTCAAAAACGTCGCCGTTGCTTTATCGAGTTTCGTATCATGAATAAAAATACCCGATGCCGTGCCTATGCTAAGTAAGAAAGTAAAAATGCTAATAAGTGATGGTGTCATGTTTATTTTCGTAAGGTTACTTTATTAAATTAGCATAAGTTTTATATATTGTCAATTAGGTGTCTTCGATTACCTTATCCATTTACACTCTCCATACTGAAAAACGATCCCTTGGATATGGCTTCTACCAAGGAAGGGGTGAGGCATGTCCCAGCCGGAAATCTACGCCAAGCATATTCGAAGCGGATTCATCTTTTGGCATAACAACAAACACCACAGAGCCCGCCTAGACGCAAAGAAGTGCAGTCATCCCCAAGAGATCCCGCTAAAACTACTTTGGCGGGTTTTCTCTATTCATGGTGATACAGACCGCCGTGTGAGATTTCTTGCGCCCGATAAAGCTGCTCTACAAGAAGCAGACGAACAAGTTGATGAGGGAAAACAAGAGGTGACAGTGACCACACGCTGTCCGCCCTCGCATGAACTGATGCATCAACGCCATACGCGCCCCCTATAATGCACACGATTCGGCGAGAGGACTCCAAAGGCGCAAGAAGTAACCTGGAAAAGGCGACTGAATCAAGTAGTTTTCCTCGCTCATCTAATAGAATCACAAAATCATCGCCTTTAAGTGCTTCTAAGATCCTTGCCGATTCTTCACGGCGAGCTTCGTCTTTTTGGCGTGAGGAGTGGGGCAAGAGCAGCCACGAAGCCATGAAAGGTTTTCGCAACCGCGCCTCATATTTCTCAATACCATCTGCCACCCAGGCTTCGTGTTTTTTACCGATTGCAATGATTTGAATGGGCATTAGATTCGGAGCTTCTCGGCTACGGTCGCTAATGCAGTGTGATCGGGCTCCGCGTTCATATCTTGAGGTGCCTTAAACTCTTCTACAATATTAAAGGGTATGAGCTGAACATGAGCATGCGGAACGTCGACGCCAATAATTTTTTCGCCTACATAGCGAACACCCAGCGTCTTGCGCAAATGAAGGGCAAGCTTTTTTGTCACATCCATCACCGCGCGGTAATCTTCATCTGTAAGATCCCATACAAACTCAACTTGCACTTTAGGAATTACCAGCACATGACCGGGCTGGACAGGGTGGATATCGAGAAAAGCAAGTACTCGCTCGTCTTCATAGATTTTATGAGCCGGAATCTCACCATTTATAATCCTAGTAAAAATAGACGCTTCCATAGAGGTA from Candidatus Saccharimonadales bacterium includes:
- the tsaD gene encoding tRNA (adenosine(37)-N6)-threonylcarbamoyltransferase complex transferase subunit TsaD; translation: MKILGIESSCDETAAAVVEDGHRLLSNVVNSQIDIHAAYGGVIPEVAARSHIEVIEPVITQALQNAHATWDDIYAIAVTYAPGLIGSLLVGTLAARTLAILKNKPLYPVHHVEGHVYANFITEQSTDLSFALPSKQPEFPMLALIVSGGHSQLVLFRDHGDYTLLGQTQDDAVGEAYDKVAKIIGLPYPGGPAVDTLALQGDPYKYPLPKAKLKNPYDFSFSGLKTAVLRAVQREVGVDFTFPSYGLPARLNDVQRADFAASFQRIANETLVDTAFRAFSAYAPKSVVIAGGVAASQALRKMLADRLPIAIEYAPIKLCTDNAAMIAALGYYYAQAKEPTSPYDLEVIPSLSMTKTAWK
- a CDS encoding peptidoglycan bridge formation glycyltransferase FemA/FemB family protein, which produces MTEVRACNDREEWDEIVLDNGGHPLQLWGWGEVKATHGWRAERVVAREGSEIAGAAQLLIRHLPKPFKALVYIPRGPVCVESKRGVVLNALVTYVREHHPATVLTIEPNWEKADLPEGWRQSSNTILAPRTLILDLERSEEELLAVMAKKTRQYIRKSAAEVTVRQIKTATELQECLAIYKQTARRAGFALHGDDYYEDIFKELGDHSPVFAAFHGEKMVAFLWLAISNFTAFELYGGVTDEGQEARANYTLKWQAITMMKKWGISQYDLNGLINDGISAFKQGFADHENNMVGTFDFPLSPFYHAWTYGLPAAKKIIRAIKR
- a CDS encoding DUF1361 domain-containing protein, with protein sequence MNFRLFTISLIVASIVAIGLFAVGALRNHTFDYWYLPYNLFLGAIPLALAVGLRKLLNTYNWKNWRTVALLIIWLLFLPNSFYIFTDYIHLPEVQRVDIVQDVIMLAQFSIVGFVMGFASLWLLHTAYLRHLRAKIITPLVGVVLLLSSFAIYLGRELRWNSWDVVSNPVGLFGDVWSIVAHPSAHPGLISVTLSYFAVLVTLYWCMWIAKKNA
- a CDS encoding L-threonylcarbamoyladenylate synthase, whose translation is MHHKSFQTISREEVVDHLLRGEVGVMPTDTVYGLVARASDPKAVAKLYALKNRDHKPGTVIAASTDQLLALGVNKHHIDRVKQWWPNPLSVETPLGPELNYMHQETGRQGFRVVADEAVRAILEKTGPLVTSSANHPGAPGSTNVDEAWEYFGDRVDFYVDGGDLSNRPPSTIVKLHQNGTIEVIREGAVKLS
- a CDS encoding 23S rRNA (pseudouridine(1915)-N(3))-methyltransferase RlmH, coding for MPIQIIAIGKKHEAWVADGIEKYEARLRKPFMASWLLLPHSSRQKDEARREESARILEALKGDDFVILLDERGKLLDSVAFSRLLLAPLESSRRIVCIIGGAYGVDASVHARADSVWSLSPLVFPHQLVRLLLVEQLYRAQEISHGGLYHHE
- a CDS encoding HIT domain-containing protein, translating into MEASIFTRIINGEIPAHKIYEDERVLAFLDIHPVQPGHVLVIPKVQVEFVWDLTDEDYRAVMDVTKKLALHLRKTLGVRYVGEKIIGVDVPHAHVQLIPFNIVEEFKAPQDMNAEPDHTALATVAEKLRI
- a CDS encoding valine--tRNA ligase, encoding MKLAKTYDPNQYEPTIYALWERSDAFSPSGEGEPYSVVMPPANANGNLHLGHALTIGLEDILTRYYRMKGRDVIYIPGEDHAGLETWVVYERELEKKGQSRFDFSREQVYSQVWDFVAMHRGNTELQIRALGASTSWKDLVFTLDDKVIDRVYKTFKKMWDEGLVYRGERIVNYSTKYQTGYADIEVDHKLEKGTLWKIAYPTLDKIGEIVIATTRPETLLGDVAVAVHPNDERYKHLVGTHVLLPLTNREIPVIADEYVDPEFGTGAVKITPAHDPNDFEVGERHNLERIQVIDFDGKMINVPQQFAGLEVEEARKKVLAALKAGEFLRGEETIEHSVGYDYKSGLPIQPLIKEQWFLNMKPLAERAIKAIENGDIAFTPTSKKSALVNYLKNIRDWNLSRQIPWGIPIPAFQNENNPEDWIFDTRVDEKAIVVNGTTYKRSEETFDTWFSSGQWPFVTTDYLDGGELKRFYPLNVMETGADILYAWVARMIMFGLYATDTVPFKDVYLHGLVLDEHGQKMSKSKGNVINPMELVAEYGSDALRLGIIASRSAGQNQAFSTSKVIAGRNFCNKLWNIARFIEGKLGDSYTPESPQPQTLADHWIIKELTDAASSIEKYLESYRFAEASEVVYHAVWDSVADWYIEASKTTENPAMLAWVLDTSLKLAHPFAPFVTETIWQSLSWHNDKELLIAASWPSETAYNDIAAAEFEQLQTLIVEARYVMSELPGNERYPLVYQNDALVGDNADLIQHLSRVKEVREEAQPKGLRLASSNREAWLEISEETMYEHQSNLEVRLAETKQFIKTLEARLSNESYTAKAPAHLVEESRKQLEEKKTLLQRLETELAVLK